One window of the Streptomyces sp. ITFR-21 genome contains the following:
- a CDS encoding DUF6716 putative glycosyltransferase, with product MPGPLRVTVIADSDTRWKWGALTARRIDPDARLDARLLRGRATPTPRQLAELGIPADSMVEATAAEILAGTNSDTCDVVVVSCVGGTVQALLQGFNRAWEGRPSRPVVVTGYVGVVYEKLADGLLLRAGADVVLANSADDAERFRAVYEGVGYPTRAIVETALPFLGGDQYRPNVGRRFTLTFAVQPSVPEGRADRTHLLRRTVEHARRRPERDVLVKLRSKPGEHTTHIEENPYQKLVASLDPPANVQLVYGNMSDVLDRTDLLVTVSSTAALESLHRRIPTAILTDLGIREALGNHHFLGSGCFASWDELDDGHLPRADPQWTAAHGVGGGNPYAPLRARVHNLLDLPELPRLAPYYTTRTAPGYLPGILARQGLDPKGDPIGGFSPREPGPVRRAVHDLVRNSARTAYRQGVQRVAPVIRRWGQL from the coding sequence ATGCCCGGCCCACTGAGGGTCACTGTGATCGCCGACTCGGACACCCGGTGGAAGTGGGGTGCGCTGACCGCGCGTCGCATCGACCCGGACGCCCGGCTCGATGCACGGCTGCTCCGCGGCCGGGCCACCCCCACTCCCCGGCAACTCGCTGAACTGGGCATTCCCGCCGACTCGATGGTGGAGGCGACCGCCGCCGAGATCCTGGCCGGCACCAACTCCGACACCTGCGACGTGGTGGTCGTCTCCTGCGTCGGCGGCACCGTCCAGGCCCTGCTGCAAGGATTCAACCGGGCCTGGGAGGGCCGCCCGTCGCGCCCCGTGGTCGTCACCGGGTACGTCGGGGTCGTGTACGAGAAACTGGCCGACGGACTGCTGCTGCGGGCGGGCGCCGACGTGGTGCTGGCCAACAGTGCCGACGACGCCGAGCGGTTCAGGGCGGTCTACGAGGGTGTGGGATATCCCACACGCGCCATCGTGGAGACCGCGCTGCCGTTCCTCGGCGGGGACCAGTATCGGCCAAACGTCGGACGCCGGTTCACCCTCACCTTCGCCGTGCAGCCATCCGTGCCCGAGGGCCGCGCCGACCGTACGCACCTACTGCGCCGGACCGTCGAGCACGCGCGCCGGCGCCCCGAGCGCGACGTGCTGGTCAAGCTGCGCAGCAAGCCCGGCGAGCACACCACGCACATCGAGGAGAACCCGTACCAGAAGCTGGTCGCCTCCCTCGACCCGCCGGCCAACGTCCAGCTGGTCTACGGCAACATGAGCGACGTGCTGGACCGCACCGACCTGCTGGTGACGGTCAGCTCCACCGCCGCGCTGGAGTCGCTGCACCGCCGGATACCGACCGCGATCCTCACCGACCTCGGCATCCGCGAGGCGCTCGGAAACCACCACTTCCTCGGCTCCGGCTGCTTCGCCTCCTGGGACGAACTCGACGACGGCCACCTGCCGCGCGCCGACCCGCAGTGGACCGCCGCGCACGGCGTGGGCGGCGGCAACCCGTACGCGCCGCTGCGCGCCCGGGTGCACAACCTGCTGGACCTCCCCGAACTGCCGCGGCTGGCGCCGTACTACACCACGCGCACCGCCCCCGGATATCTGCCCGGCATCCTCGCCCGGCAGGGCCTGGACCCCAAGGGCGACCCCATCGGCGGCTTCTCACCGCGCGAACCGGGCCCGGTCCGCAGGGCCGTGCACGACCTGGTGCGCAACTCCGCCCGGACCGCCTACCGTCAGGGTGTGCAGCGCGTCGCCCCCGTCATCCGCCGCTGGGGCCAGCTGTGA
- a CDS encoding acylneuraminate cytidylyltransferase, giving the protein MTTEPAEAAPRVLAVIPARGGSKGVPGKNLAAVGGVPLVARAVLACAAARRVTEVVVSTDDPSIAEVARSAGAEVVLRPVAIAGDTATSEAAVLHAMDSREAVTGAATDVVLLVQCTSPFITSEEIDGVVAAVTEDGADTAHTVTPFHGFVWRDGDGPGAEGTGAGSFGVNHDKTTRPRRQDRPQDLLETGAAYAMRAAGFRAAGHRFFGRTTLVRTDPARVLEIDEPADLERARALAPLLDPRAGIPTRADVDAVVLDFDGTQTDDRVLIDADGHEAVTVHRGDGLGIAALRRAGVPVLILSTETNTVVAARAGKLQVPVLHGIDRKDLALKQWCEENGIAPERVLYAGNDVNDLGCFALVGWPVAVAGAHDVVRAAARAVTTAHGGHGAIREIAAWLLGPTLAR; this is encoded by the coding sequence ATGACCACCGAGCCGGCAGAAGCCGCGCCCCGCGTACTGGCCGTCATACCCGCCCGCGGCGGGTCCAAGGGCGTACCCGGCAAGAACCTCGCGGCCGTCGGCGGCGTACCGCTGGTCGCCCGCGCGGTGCTGGCCTGCGCCGCCGCCCGCCGCGTCACCGAGGTCGTGGTGTCCACCGACGACCCCTCGATAGCCGAGGTGGCCCGGTCGGCCGGCGCCGAAGTGGTGCTGCGGCCGGTCGCCATCGCCGGCGACACCGCCACCAGCGAGGCCGCCGTGCTGCACGCCATGGACAGCCGCGAGGCGGTCACCGGCGCGGCCACCGACGTGGTGCTCCTGGTCCAGTGCACCAGCCCCTTCATCACCAGCGAGGAGATCGACGGCGTCGTCGCCGCGGTCACCGAGGACGGCGCCGACACCGCGCACACCGTCACCCCCTTCCACGGCTTCGTCTGGCGCGACGGCGACGGGCCCGGCGCCGAGGGAACCGGCGCCGGGTCGTTCGGCGTCAACCATGACAAGACCACCCGGCCGCGCCGCCAGGACCGCCCCCAGGACCTGCTGGAGACCGGGGCCGCCTACGCTATGCGGGCGGCCGGTTTCCGCGCGGCCGGCCACCGCTTCTTCGGCCGGACCACGCTGGTGCGCACCGACCCCGCCCGGGTGCTGGAGATCGACGAGCCCGCCGATCTCGAACGCGCCCGCGCGCTGGCCCCGCTGCTCGACCCGCGGGCCGGCATCCCGACCCGCGCCGACGTCGACGCGGTCGTACTCGACTTCGACGGCACCCAGACCGACGACCGGGTGCTGATCGATGCGGACGGACACGAGGCCGTCACCGTGCACCGCGGTGACGGCCTCGGGATCGCGGCCCTGCGCCGCGCGGGCGTGCCCGTACTGATCCTGTCCACCGAGACCAACACGGTCGTCGCCGCACGGGCCGGGAAGCTCCAGGTCCCGGTCCTGCACGGCATCGACCGCAAGGACCTCGCGCTCAAGCAGTGGTGCGAGGAGAACGGCATCGCGCCGGAGCGGGTGCTCTACGCCGGCAACGACGTCAACGACCTGGGCTGCTTCGCCCTGGTCGGCTGGCCCGTGGCCGTCGCCGGAGCGCATGACGTGGTGCGGGCCGCCGCCCGTGCCGTCACCACCGCCCACGGCGGCCACGGAGCGATCCGCGAGATCGCCGCGTGGCTGCTCGGTCCCACTCTCGCTCGCTGA
- a CDS encoding N-acetylneuraminate synthase family protein produces MPATLPANLRAVGSRHIGNGQPVYVTGEIGINHNGDLENAFALIDAAVAAGCDAVKFQKRTPEICTPRDQWDIERDTPWGRMTYIDYRHRVEFDEDGYRAIDEYCRKRGIDWFASPWDVPSVEFLEKFDVPAHKVASACLTDDELLRAMRATGRTVILSTGMSTPKQIRHAVEVLGSDNIVLCHATSTYPAKNEELNLRMINTLQAEYPNVPVGYSGHEVGLQTTLAAVALGAVFVERHITLDRAMWGSDQAASVESQGLDRLVRDIRIIEAALGDGVKKVYEGELGPMKKLRRVAGVVADAEAAASQDATV; encoded by the coding sequence ATCCCGGCAACTCTCCCCGCCAACCTCCGCGCCGTCGGCTCCCGCCACATCGGCAACGGTCAGCCCGTGTACGTCACCGGCGAGATCGGCATCAACCACAACGGCGACCTGGAGAACGCGTTCGCACTGATCGACGCCGCCGTCGCCGCGGGCTGTGACGCGGTCAAGTTCCAAAAGCGCACCCCGGAGATCTGCACCCCGCGCGACCAGTGGGACATCGAGCGCGACACCCCCTGGGGCCGGATGACGTACATCGACTACCGGCACCGCGTCGAGTTCGACGAGGACGGCTACCGGGCCATCGACGAGTACTGCCGCAAGCGCGGCATCGACTGGTTCGCCTCCCCGTGGGACGTCCCGTCGGTGGAGTTCCTGGAGAAGTTCGACGTCCCGGCCCACAAGGTCGCCTCCGCCTGCCTCACCGACGACGAGCTGCTGCGGGCCATGCGCGCCACCGGCCGCACCGTCATCCTGTCCACCGGCATGTCGACGCCCAAGCAGATCCGGCACGCGGTCGAGGTGCTCGGCAGCGACAACATCGTGCTGTGCCACGCCACCTCGACGTACCCGGCGAAGAACGAAGAGCTCAACCTGCGGATGATCAACACCCTCCAGGCCGAGTACCCGAACGTGCCGGTGGGCTACTCCGGTCACGAGGTCGGCCTGCAGACCACGCTCGCCGCCGTCGCGCTCGGCGCGGTCTTCGTGGAGCGCCACATCACCCTCGACCGCGCGATGTGGGGCTCCGACCAGGCCGCGTCCGTCGAGTCGCAGGGCCTGGACCGGCTGGTCCGCGACATCCGCATCATCGAGGCCGCGCTCGGCGACGGCGTCAAGAAGGTCTACGAGGGCGAGCTCGGCCCGATGAAGAAGCTGCGCCGGGTGGCCGGTGTGGTCGCCGACGCCGAGGCCGCCGCCTCCCAGGACGCGACGGTCTGA
- a CDS encoding glycosyltransferase, with product MAVVSGGGLDGDSRALRVAGAARAAGYQVTLIGRAPATVALPGVDVRQVTVRDVLRTHRVVRPRPGLRWPLAYRSAAAYEHRTTLLAARRSLLTTRSAELAIVHRPLPLLAVARGGHALAWLWHGVRAVWTKARAAQYRAAVRRREHPAGRPDNLTTEVARLLLGRRAWRRLDPGLLDDEVAYGPVLDAVRPHLIHALGHRSLALAIRAALRAEGSGHRIEVVWDAPPRTPEPTRRATVTGDALLRTFAREADGVVTVGDRLAGELRAGHGLSATPAVARNAPPLAAATLKHPHGVRDRCHLGADVPLLVHTGPVTADRGPVTVIEALPKLYDLHAAFVVPDPDAPGLAALRERAAQLGVPARLHVLPYVPVDEIPAFLSSADIGVLPVHQLPHHQAVLASRYLKYAHARLPVVVSDVRAMAAATLELGNGEVFRARDTADFVRAVGAILTNPRRYRKAYDRVDVLRQRSWEHERTPLLDLYAKLLGPRP from the coding sequence GTGGCGGTCGTGTCGGGCGGTGGACTCGACGGCGACTCCCGCGCGCTCAGGGTGGCCGGGGCCGCCCGCGCGGCCGGCTACCAGGTGACCCTGATCGGCCGCGCGCCGGCGACGGTCGCGCTGCCGGGCGTCGACGTACGGCAGGTGACCGTACGCGATGTGCTGCGCACCCACCGGGTGGTGCGCCCCCGCCCCGGCCTGCGCTGGCCACTGGCCTACCGGAGCGCCGCCGCGTACGAGCACCGCACCACACTGCTCGCCGCCCGGCGTTCGCTGCTGACCACCCGGTCCGCCGAACTCGCCATCGTGCACCGTCCGCTGCCGCTGCTCGCGGTGGCCCGCGGCGGCCACGCGCTGGCCTGGCTGTGGCACGGGGTACGAGCGGTCTGGACGAAGGCCCGCGCCGCCCAGTACCGGGCCGCGGTCCGCCGCCGGGAACACCCGGCCGGCCGGCCGGACAACCTGACGACCGAGGTGGCCCGGCTGCTGCTCGGCCGCCGCGCCTGGCGCCGGCTCGACCCCGGTCTGCTGGACGATGAGGTCGCCTACGGGCCGGTGCTCGACGCGGTCCGCCCGCACCTCATCCACGCCCTCGGCCACCGCTCGCTGGCCCTGGCCATCCGCGCCGCGCTGCGGGCCGAGGGCTCCGGCCACCGCATCGAGGTGGTCTGGGACGCGCCGCCGCGGACACCCGAGCCGACCCGGCGGGCCACCGTCACGGGCGACGCCCTGCTGCGCACCTTCGCCCGCGAGGCCGACGGCGTGGTCACCGTCGGCGACCGCCTCGCCGGCGAACTCCGGGCCGGCCACGGCCTGTCCGCCACCCCCGCCGTCGCCCGCAACGCGCCCCCCCTGGCCGCCGCCACCCTCAAGCACCCGCACGGCGTCCGCGACCGCTGCCATCTCGGCGCCGACGTACCGCTGCTGGTGCACACCGGCCCGGTCACCGCGGACCGCGGCCCGGTCACCGTCATCGAGGCGCTGCCCAAGCTGTACGACCTGCACGCCGCCTTCGTCGTCCCTGACCCGGACGCCCCCGGACTCGCCGCGCTGCGCGAGCGCGCGGCCCAACTCGGCGTACCGGCCCGGCTGCACGTGCTGCCCTACGTACCGGTCGACGAGATCCCGGCGTTCTTGTCCTCGGCCGACATCGGCGTCCTGCCGGTCCACCAACTCCCGCACCACCAGGCGGTGCTGGCCTCCCGCTACCTCAAATACGCGCACGCCCGGCTGCCGGTGGTGGTCAGCGACGTCCGCGCGATGGCCGCGGCCACCCTCGAACTCGGCAACGGCGAGGTCTTCCGGGCCCGCGACACCGCCGACTTCGTCCGCGCGGTCGGCGCGATCCTCACCAACCCGCGGCGCTACCGGAAGGCGTACGACCGCGTCGACGTCCTGCGCCAGCGGTCGTGGGAACACGAGCGCACCCCGCTGCTGGACCTCTACGCAAAACTGCTGGGCCCGCGCCCCTAA